The sequence ACGATCCTCCGGGTATCGTCCTGGCTCACTGAGCTTTTGCCTCCTCGATCTGGTTCAGGCGATTGCGAAGAACACTTTTCGAAATGCCAAGAAGCGCTGCCGCCTTGGTCTGGTTGCCATCACAAGCCTGCATCGAGCGCTCGATCATCGCATGTTCGACCGATTGAAGCACCCTCCCTTCAGCATTTACCTGCAAGTCGGCAAAAAGTTGATCGAGGATAGAGGAGTGGGAGCTTCCGTTGGTGGACACCATCGGGTCGGTCTCGTCCGGCTGCACAAAAGAGGGTGCGGAGGAGACCAGCTCATTCTGCGAAGCATTGTCCCAAGGTAGGTCCGTCTTAAGGATCGTTTCACCCTGAGACACCACCGCACTGCGGTAGATGACATTCTCCAATTCCCGCACGTTTCCGACCCAAGGCTGCGACTTAAGGATTGCCAGTGCTTCATCGGAAATTTTCCTCGGCCGGATCTTCTTCTCCCGCGCAAGCCGCTGCAGGTGGTAGTCGATGATCTCGGGGATGTCATCCCGTCGTTCACGAAGTGGAGGGATCTTGATCCTGAATACGTTCAGGCGGTAGTAAAGGTCTTCCCGGAAATCCTGGGTTTTAACCATCTCCTCGATATCCTTATTGGTCGCTGCAATCACCCGCACGTTGACCTGGATCGGACTTGCGCCACCCACTCGCTGGATTTCGCCTTCCTGGATCGCACGAAGGATCTTCGTCTGAGTAGGAAGGGCCATGTCTCCGATCTCGTCGAGGAACAAGGTCCCTCCATCGCAAAGTTCGAATTTCCCGTTGCGCTGTGAGGTGGCGCCGGTGAAAGACCCTTTTTCGTGACCAAAGAGTTCGCTTTCGATCAGGTTATCGGGAATCGCAGCACAATTGACGGCGATGAAAGACTTCCTTGCCCGTAGGCTGTGGTCGTGAATGCAGCGAGCGATCAGTTCTTTCCCGGTACCACTCTCGCCTGTGATCATAACGGTGGCGTCGCTAGCGGTAACCTGACCCACTTGCTTGAGCACAAGCTGCATTCCCTCCGAACTCCCCACAATTCCTTCGGAATAGTCTTCTACTTTCAGCTTCGACTCGTAGTTCCCGGAAGACTGGCGATCCGAGTGCGCCCGAAGAGCCCGCTCAACCAAATCTATGATCTTATCCGGTTCGAAGGGCTTCATGAGATAGTCAAAAGCGCCATACTTCATCGCCTCAATCGCGGTCTGAGTCGTGCCCTGCGCCGTCATCATGATCACGACTGAGTTCCCTCCGAGCGCACGCAAATTCTGCAGCGTTTCCATTCCGCTCATCCCGCCCATGCGGTTATCGAGAAGAATCACCTCTGGCTGCGAAACCCCTACGTATTCTAGACACTCTTCCCCGCTGCCTGCTTCGACCAGTTTTGCGTCAACTTTGCCCAGCACCCTCTTCAACGAGTAGCGGACCTCCTTGTCATCATCGACAATCAGAATTTCCGGTAGATCTGTTTCTTTAGTTATCGCCATCCAAATCTCTACCGATTAGAGAATGGTTCCCTTGTTGGCAAGGCTTTGGGGTGAATTGGATTTGGAAGGCAAAACCCCGGATTATCGGACTTTCTCAGTCTACAGGCGACTTTTGGTTGCGCGGACTGAGGTTTAATTCTATCCACCAGACCATGAAGTGCACTTGGACCCTTACCCTACCCATGATCGCTCTCCTCGTCGGTTGTGGACCTTCATCCGAATCGCCGACTGGGCTCCTTCCCGAAGCAGAAAGAGCCCCTCAATTCGACCGGACCTCGGAATTCCTGCAACTCGGGGGAGTCTTCTACGCCTTCATCGACTTGACCGATGAACCGGAAAAACTGGGCGAAACGCTGAACGCCGCAGTAAGCTCGATGCAGGAGAGCGTTCCCGGAATGCCACCCCTACCCCTCAACTTTGTTCAGGTGATGGATGTGCTCGGATTGTCTGCTCTCGACGCAATCGGAATGAGCTCCAACCAGATTGGTGAGGACTTTTTTCACAACCGCTCGATCCTCTACTTCCCCGAGGGTGTAAAAGGGCTGTTTCGGGTTTTTGGTGATTCCGCCGGACCCTTTGATTCTGTAGAGCTCGCCCCTGCTGACGCAGACCTTGTTCTGGAGTTTTCCTACGAACCGACGGTTCTCCGTGACACCGTTCTCGCGGTTGCGGATGCATTGGCAGGGCCTATTGGCCGAGGCGCAGTTGCCGCACCACTCAGCCGTGGCCTCCCGCAACTCGGTGGCAGAACGATCAATCAGCTTTTTGAATCCGCCGGGAACCGAATGATTTTGATCCTCGACCTCGATTTGGAAAAACCGCTGTATGTCGGAGGATTTGCCGGCTTCCCCACTCCCAAAATGCTTCTGGTCGTCGACGGCGCACTCGAGCTGGTGGAATCCATGAAACCGGCCGTAGCCCCTCACCCTTCACTCAACTGGGAAGAGACCACGACCGGGTTCGAAATCACCTCAAATGAAATCGCTCCACCCCCATTTGATTTTCTGAATCCCGTGATCACGGGCGACCGTGCTACTGGCCGGATGATTTTTGCCACCAATCCGGAGTTTCTTAATAGTTGCTTGGGAAGTGATCCAAAACTGCGGGATTCGGAAGCATTCAAAACCGCAGCGAACTTTCTTCCACCGGAGGGAGTGTCTTTTACCTATGCAACGCCTGAGCTGATTGAAGGAATCAAGCAGGCTGTAGAGACATCCATGGCGATGACTCCTGGTAGAGACCTCAGGTTCAATACGCTGCTCACCGCCTTAATCCCACCCCTTCCTCAACCAATTGCTTCTGTCTCTACCGTTGGACCCGAGGGAATTTACACGGCTTCCAACCTAAACACCTCTCACCGAACCACCGTAGCCAACCTCGCCATTCAACCAGCTGCTTTACTTGCAGGTGTGGGCTCCGCGATGGCTATCCCAGCTGTCCAAAAAGTAAGGGAAACCTCCCAGCAAAAGGCAGTTCTGAACAATCTCAGGCAAGTTGCGTCCGCCGGGCAGCAATACATGCTAGAAGAGGGATTGGACAGTGCTCCCTACAATGCTCTTGAGGGGGAGTATTTTGTTCCAATTTCTCCTGTGAATGGTGAAGACTACACCGAACTTGTGGTGAACTCTTCCGGGGGCACCCTCAGCGTCACGATGAACAACGGTGACACTGTGGAATACAGCTACTAGAGCCTAAAGCGAATTCAGTATCACAACCCGAGCTTTTGCAGCTTCGGCCGGATCACAAAGGCACAATACGGAGCATTCGGTTTGTTCGCGTAGTAGTCTTGGTGGTAATCCTCCGCTCGGTAGAACTTCTCCAGCAGTGTAATTTCTGTCACGATTGGCGACGAGAATGACTTTTGAGCTTCGTCCATTGAGTTTCTCGCAACCGACTCCTGTTGATCGGAGGAAGGGAGAATGATCGAACGATACTGTGAGCCAACATCGGCACCCTGACGGTCTTTTGTCGTGGGATCATGACACCTCCAGAAGACCGAAAGGATCTCATCAAGAGTGGTTACTGACGGATCAAAGGTGATTTGGACCACCTCCGCGTGTCCGGTTGATCCGCTGCAGACTTGCTCGTAGCTAGGATCCACGACTTCGCCTCCGGCATAGCCGGAAACTACATCCAGCACACCTTCAAGGTCTTCAAAGACCGCTTCCAAACACCAAAAACAACCTCCACCAAGGACGATCGCATCTGTTTCATTTTCCATGAAAGTAGGATCGTTGAAGATGGACCAGATTGCAAACGGGCCTCAGGCTCAAGGGAGGGTCCGAGTTCGCCCGCACCTGCACTCAGTTTCAAATTTTGGATCCAGCGAGGCTCCCTGAAATAATTCCGAAGGAAGATTGAAAGGACGCTGGAAAAACGCTTTTCTAGTTACTTTGCGAAGATTACGATGAGAACACTTGTTACTGGAGGAGCCGGCTTCTTAGGAAGCCACCTATGCGAACGCCTACTCGAAAGAGGCGATGAAGTGATCTGCCTGGACAACTACTTTACCGGTCGGCGACGGAATGTTGAACACCTTCGTGCACATCCTGGTTTCGAGCTTGTCCGTCACGATGTAGTGGATCCGTTCAAGTTTGAAGTAGACCATATCTACAACCTCGCGTGTCCAGCTTCACCGGTGCACTACCAGCACAACCCGATTAAAACGGTGAAGACCTCGGTGATGGGGGCAATCAATTCGCTCGGTCTCGCAAAAAGAGTAAACGCCCGCATCTTTCAGGCCTCTACTTCCGAGGTTTACGGAGATCCCACGATCCATCCTCAGCCCGAAGAATATCGCGGAAACGTCAATCCAATCGGTCCGCGCGCTTGCTACGACGAGGGCAAGCGCTGTGCGGAAACCCTCTTCTTTGACTACCACCGACAAAACGGCGTCGAAATCCGCGTCGTTCGCATTTTTAATACCTATGGCCCGCGGATGCTTCCCAACGATGGACGGGTAGTTTCAAACTTTATCGTTCAGGCGCTTCAGGGAAAAGACATCACGATCTACGGGGATGGTGAGCAAACCCGCTCTTTCTGTTACGTCGACGATTTGATCAGCGGGTTTCTTCTCCTCATGGATCAGGATGAAATAACCGGTCCGGTGAACATCGGTAACCCCGGAGAATTTACGATTAAAGAATTGGCGGAGTGGGTCATCCGTCTTACCGGAAGCTCTTCCAAGCTTGTCAATGAGCCACTCCCGGCTGACGATCCGATGCAGCGCAAGCCGGTGATCGATGTCGCGAAAGAGAAACTGGGTTGGGAACCCCGCGTCCAGCTCGAAGAGGGACTCACACGCACCATCGAGTACTTCCGTGATTACCTTCAAGAGTAGGCCTATCCAATCCCAGAACTTTTCGCATGATCTCCCTAGTCTTCAAATCCCTCGCTGGTCGCCACTACCGAAAATTTCGGAAGAAAGGACTAAGCGTCGCCGAAAAAATCAATGCTCTGGATGAAGAATTCAAGGCACTGAGCGATGACGCACTGAAGGGAAAAACAGAGGAATTCAAACAGCGGGTCCGTGATGGTGAAACGCTGGACGAACTTCTTCCAGAGGCTTTCGCGACGGTGAAAAATGCGGCACGCCGAATGTGCGGGCAGACTATCGATGTCTGTGGTCATGAGCTTACCTGGGAGATGGTTCACTTTGACGTGCAGCTTCTCGGCGGAATGGCCCTTCATCAGGGCTACATCTGTGAAATGGCGACCGGAGAAGGAAAGACTCTCACGGCTACCCTTCCCCTCTACTTAAACGCACTGAGCGGAAAGAACTGCCAACTCGCCACCGTCAATGATTACCTCGCGCGGCGGGACTCTGAATGGATGGGGCATCTCTACCGCTTTCTAGGAATCTCGGTGGGATGCCTACAAAACAGAATGGATCCTGCCGCAAGAAAAGAAGCTTACGGCAGTGACATCACTTACGGAACCGCATCGGAGTTTGGATTCGACTACCTGCGGGACAACGGTATGGCCTCGCGGATGGAAGATCAGGTGCAGCGTGATCACTACTTCTGCATCATCGACGAGGCCGATTCCATTCTGATCGACGAGGCCCGCACCCCGCTGATCATTTCCGGCCCCTCGCAAGACGACCGGCAGATGCCGTTTAATGAGCTGAAACCTGGCATTCAACGTCTCTCCCGTTCCCAGCAGCGTCTCTGCAATGAACTCGTCTCAGAGGCGAAAAAGAAGCTCGATGAAGGGGATGATTCGGACGACGTCGTCTCGAAATTGTTTCTGGTAAAAGAGGGTGCACCGAAGAACAAGCAGTTCCTCCGCCTGATGGAAACTCCGGCGATTCGTAAGCGTTTCGAGAAGTTCGATCTCGAGATGAACAACGACATGAACAAAACGAGGAGATTCCACCTGAAGGAAGAGTTGTTTTTCATCATCGATGAGAAGCAGCATCAGGCCGACCTGACCGAAAAGGGGCGCAACCTGCTCCACCCGGACAACCCGGAGGCTTTCGTTCTCCCGGATCTCCCGCTCATCTTTATGGAGATTGAGAAGGATCAGTCTCTCAGCGCTGACGAAAAGCGGGCGAAAAAAGAGGGGGAACAGAAAAAGTTCGAGAAAGCCAGTGAAGAAATGCACTGCATCAGCCAGCTGTTGCGGGCCTACTGCCTCTACGAAAAGGACACCGAATACGTGGTCCAGGAAGGCAAAGTGATGATCGTCGACGAAAACACCGGGCGACTCATGCCAGGCCGTCGCTGGAGTGATGGTCTTCATCAGGCAGTCGAGGCCAAAGAGGGTGTCAAAATTGAAAAAGAGACGAAGACCTACGCCTCGGTTACGTTACAGAATTACTTTCGCCTCTACGCAAAACTGAGTGGCATGACTGGAACCGCTGAAACAGAGGCAAGCGAGTTTCACGAAATCTACCGGGCTGATGTGATGGTGATTCCGACTCACCTCCCGTGCCAGAGGATCGACATCAACGACGTCGTCTACAAGACCCGCCGCGCGAAATACAACGCAGTCATCAAGGAAATCGAAACGGCCTACAAGAAAGGGCAACCGGTTCTCGTCGGAACTGCTTCAGTCGAATCCTCAGAAGTGCTTTCCAGGATGCTAAAGAGGTCTTCAATCACCCACAGCGTCCTCAATGCGAAGTTCCATGAACAAGAAGCGGAGATCGTTTCACGCGCCGGCCAACCAGGAGCGGTGACCATCGCCACCAACATGGCAGGACGAGGAACTGACATCAAGCTGGGCGACGGCGTGAAGGAAAAAGGCGGACTCTATGTAATCGGCACTGAACGGCACGAATCCCGAAGAATTGACCGACAACTGCGTGGCCGTTCCGCGCGCCAGGGAGATCCGGGAATGAGCAAGTTCTTTGTATCTCTCGAGGATGATTTGATGCGCTTGTTCGCCAATCAAGGCCCTCTCTCAAGGATTTTGGAGAAGTCTCTAGGGGACGAGGAGGAACTTTCTCATTCAACCCTCAACTGGTCGATCGAGAACGCCCAGAAGAAGATCGAGCAGAGGAACTACTCGATCCGGAAACGTCGACTGCAATTCGACGACGTCCTCAACAAGCAGCGGGAAATCATTTACGAGCTGCGCAATGGCGCGATCCAATCAGACACCCCATCCGATATCGCCTTCGAGATGATCGAGGAAGAGATCCTTGAGCGACTCGACACGGCTGTCGCACCGGGCGTCAAGGGAGAGACGAATACGGGGGAAGCCGAGACGTTCGTTAACTGGGTCAACTACCACTTTCCGATCGGACTCAAGGAGGCAGAGCTGCAATTCGACGATTCGGATAAACTCGCCTCCGATCTCATCACCCGCATCCGCGAAGCCTTTCAGCAACGAGCCGGTTTGGAAAATGAGGATGAATTGAAACGCCTCGCTCGTTACGTAGTTATCCGGTCGATC comes from Verrucomicrobiota bacterium and encodes:
- a CDS encoding sigma-54 dependent transcriptional regulator, with the protein product MAITKETDLPEILIVDDDKEVRYSLKRVLGKVDAKLVEAGSGEECLEYVGVSQPEVILLDNRMGGMSGMETLQNLRALGGNSVVIMMTAQGTTQTAIEAMKYGAFDYLMKPFEPDKIIDLVERALRAHSDRQSSGNYESKLKVEDYSEGIVGSSEGMQLVLKQVGQVTASDATVMITGESGTGKELIARCIHDHSLRARKSFIAVNCAAIPDNLIESELFGHEKGSFTGATSQRNGKFELCDGGTLFLDEIGDMALPTQTKILRAIQEGEIQRVGGASPIQVNVRVIAATNKDIEEMVKTQDFREDLYYRLNVFRIKIPPLRERRDDIPEIIDYHLQRLAREKKIRPRKISDEALAILKSQPWVGNVRELENVIYRSAVVSQGETILKTDLPWDNASQNELVSSAPSFVQPDETDPMVSTNGSSHSSILDQLFADLQVNAEGRVLQSVEHAMIERSMQACDGNQTKAAALLGISKSVLRNRLNQIEEAKAQ
- the msrA gene encoding peptide-methionine (S)-S-oxide reductase MsrA — translated: MENETDAIVLGGGCFWCLEAVFEDLEGVLDVVSGYAGGEVVDPSYEQVCSGSTGHAEVVQITFDPSVTTLDEILSVFWRCHDPTTKDRQGADVGSQYRSIILPSSDQQESVARNSMDEAQKSFSSPIVTEITLLEKFYRAEDYHQDYYANKPNAPYCAFVIRPKLQKLGL
- a CDS encoding UDP-glucuronic acid decarboxylase family protein, with the translated sequence MRTLVTGGAGFLGSHLCERLLERGDEVICLDNYFTGRRRNVEHLRAHPGFELVRHDVVDPFKFEVDHIYNLACPASPVHYQHNPIKTVKTSVMGAINSLGLAKRVNARIFQASTSEVYGDPTIHPQPEEYRGNVNPIGPRACYDEGKRCAETLFFDYHRQNGVEIRVVRIFNTYGPRMLPNDGRVVSNFIVQALQGKDITIYGDGEQTRSFCYVDDLISGFLLLMDQDEITGPVNIGNPGEFTIKELAEWVIRLTGSSSKLVNEPLPADDPMQRKPVIDVAKEKLGWEPRVQLEEGLTRTIEYFRDYLQE
- the secA gene encoding preprotein translocase subunit SecA, producing the protein MISLVFKSLAGRHYRKFRKKGLSVAEKINALDEEFKALSDDALKGKTEEFKQRVRDGETLDELLPEAFATVKNAARRMCGQTIDVCGHELTWEMVHFDVQLLGGMALHQGYICEMATGEGKTLTATLPLYLNALSGKNCQLATVNDYLARRDSEWMGHLYRFLGISVGCLQNRMDPAARKEAYGSDITYGTASEFGFDYLRDNGMASRMEDQVQRDHYFCIIDEADSILIDEARTPLIISGPSQDDRQMPFNELKPGIQRLSRSQQRLCNELVSEAKKKLDEGDDSDDVVSKLFLVKEGAPKNKQFLRLMETPAIRKRFEKFDLEMNNDMNKTRRFHLKEELFFIIDEKQHQADLTEKGRNLLHPDNPEAFVLPDLPLIFMEIEKDQSLSADEKRAKKEGEQKKFEKASEEMHCISQLLRAYCLYEKDTEYVVQEGKVMIVDENTGRLMPGRRWSDGLHQAVEAKEGVKIEKETKTYASVTLQNYFRLYAKLSGMTGTAETEASEFHEIYRADVMVIPTHLPCQRIDINDVVYKTRRAKYNAVIKEIETAYKKGQPVLVGTASVESSEVLSRMLKRSSITHSVLNAKFHEQEAEIVSRAGQPGAVTIATNMAGRGTDIKLGDGVKEKGGLYVIGTERHESRRIDRQLRGRSARQGDPGMSKFFVSLEDDLMRLFANQGPLSRILEKSLGDEEELSHSTLNWSIENAQKKIEQRNYSIRKRRLQFDDVLNKQREIIYELRNGAIQSDTPSDIAFEMIEEEILERLDTAVAPGVKGETNTGEAETFVNWVNYHFPIGLKEAELQFDDSDKLASDLITRIREAFQQRAGLENEDELKRLARYVVIRSIDRLWQDHLTEMEELNKSVGLRSYGQKDPLNEYKSEAFVYFQEMMENLRNEICTGMFRTATNMQAFQQMLSRLQKNAKVQGPSDSDESTLSQAARAAAQGGRPPQSRQAPALPKVTIRREIPKIGRNEIVKIRKAGEEREMKFKKAEPLLQNEGWELVTAKEKAGS